The window GGATTACCTTGCATATGCCGCTGAAACATCAAAAAGTGAGACTGGGCCACAATGACATTGTCCATGCGGTGGCAGGAAACCCCGCCGACTGCGTCAAACTGGCCCTGTTTGATATCTGCGACCAAAGACCGGATCTTGTGATTTCCGGAATCAATGCCGGGTCCAACACCGGGATAAACATCAACTACTCAGGAACCGTGGGCGCAGCCCGGGAAGCAGCCATCAATAAAATTCCCGCCATTGCCGTATCCATTCAATTTGGTGAAATCATGGACTTTCACGGTATGGCAGAGTATACATCATCCATTCTGGAAAAGGCCATGGCCCTGGATCTTCCCCCGGGGGTTTTCCTGAACATCAACGCTCCGGCCATCCCCTTTGACCGAATCGCCGGTACAAAGGTAACTTCCCAGGCCGATAACAACCTGGCCGATGTGTTTGACTGCCGCCGGGATCCCAGAAACCGGACATACTACTGGTATGCCCCGATGAAAACGGAAGTGCCGTGTGAAGGATCAGACAACAATGCGCTTCTTGCAAACTTTATATCCATTACACCGCTGCAGTGCGACATGACCGCCCATGCCGCCATGGATATGATTACAAAGGCTGGATTTTAAATGACGACACCAGATAAAACCGCGACACAGGATTTAGAAATTCAAGCGCCGGAATCTGAGACACCAAAATTTCAGGCATCAGACTTTCAGACATCCAGGGTAGCCACCATTGCATTTGCGCATTTTGTCCATGATCTTTACACAAGCTTTCTGGCGCCCCTGCTGCCCCTGATCATTGAAAAGCTCTCCTTAACCTTGAGCCAGGCAGGCCTTTTATCCACGGTCATGCAGATTCCATCCCTGGCCAACCCGTTCATCGGCCTGTTTGCCGATAACAAAGGGCTTGCCCGGTGGCTGGTAATCCTGGCCCCGACCCTCACCGCCATTCCCATGAGCCTGATCGGCATTGCCCCGTCCTATGAGATGCTTCTGGTCCTGGTTTTTGTCGCAGGCATTTCGGTATCCCTTTTCCATGTTCCTGCCCCGGTAACAGTGGCAAGATATTCCGGCAAATTCAAAGGCCGGGGCATGAGTTTTTTCATGACAGGCGGAGAATTTGCAAGGACAATGGG is drawn from uncultured Desulfobacter sp. and contains these coding sequences:
- the surE gene encoding 5'/3'-nucleotidase SurE; translation: MKILLTNDDGYQAPGIRALFNALKSKHKVTLAAPDREKSAVGHGITLHMPLKHQKVRLGHNDIVHAVAGNPADCVKLALFDICDQRPDLVISGINAGSNTGININYSGTVGAAREAAINKIPAIAVSIQFGEIMDFHGMAEYTSSILEKAMALDLPPGVFLNINAPAIPFDRIAGTKVTSQADNNLADVFDCRRDPRNRTYYWYAPMKTEVPCEGSDNNALLANFISITPLQCDMTAHAAMDMITKAGF